One region of Flavobacterium sp. KACC 22763 genomic DNA includes:
- a CDS encoding sterol desaturase family protein → MKNINFLAFAMPAFFLFLFLEYKLAQRRKKPEIFNYESSVSNISIGIAERLINLFVAASFYQLYYLIYDDYRIFEIPSNALVWFALILATDFVWYWYHRLGHEVNFFWAAHIVHHHSEEFNFTAAARITTFQAIIRTGFWCVLPLIGFHPSMVITMLIVHGAYSFFTHTQLIGKIKWLEYVFVTPSVHGVHHASDEKYLDKNYGDMFTFWDRLFGTFQTEEEKPKYGLTHPLKSYSFLWQHFHYYFEIYELWKRSSGFKARWNAIFGSPADMDQDIRPILEKRFLQDKTAPNQRLRFKNYLYIQLGFCTFILTIFTYYFDYLESYDKIFVLSLVIITLINCGALLEQRKWIYYLEYTRLAMISTYFLYEEDLIAFFFVPIAVMIFAEQLFSLSKIYQSTILQLESAE, encoded by the coding sequence ATGAAAAACATCAATTTTCTAGCATTTGCTATGCCAGCCTTTTTTCTTTTTTTGTTTTTAGAATATAAGCTTGCTCAACGCAGAAAAAAGCCTGAAATTTTTAATTACGAAAGTTCCGTTTCTAATATCTCGATCGGAATTGCAGAGCGCTTGATTAACCTATTTGTTGCGGCCAGTTTTTATCAGCTGTATTATTTGATTTATGACGATTATAGAATATTTGAGATTCCGAGTAATGCCTTAGTTTGGTTTGCACTGATTCTTGCAACCGATTTTGTCTGGTATTGGTATCATCGATTAGGACACGAAGTCAATTTTTTCTGGGCTGCGCATATTGTGCATCATCATAGCGAAGAGTTTAATTTTACGGCTGCGGCTAGAATTACGACCTTTCAAGCTATTATTAGAACAGGATTTTGGTGTGTTTTGCCTTTAATTGGTTTTCATCCAAGTATGGTCATTACAATGCTTATTGTTCATGGCGCTTATTCTTTCTTTACACATACACAGCTTATCGGAAAGATAAAATGGTTGGAATATGTTTTTGTAACACCTTCTGTTCATGGAGTGCATCATGCTTCTGACGAAAAATATCTCGATAAAAATTACGGCGATATGTTTACTTTTTGGGATCGCCTTTTCGGGACTTTCCAAACCGAAGAAGAAAAACCAAAATACGGTTTGACCCATCCTTTGAAAAGCTACAGTTTCTTATGGCAACATTTTCATTATTACTTCGAAATTTACGAATTATGGAAACGCTCCAGTGGATTCAAAGCCAGATGGAATGCTATCTTCGGAAGTCCAGCCGATATGGATCAAGATATTCGCCCAATTCTCGAAAAACGTTTTCTGCAAGATAAAACAGCTCCAAACCAACGACTTCGGTTTAAGAATTACCTTTATATTCAATTAGGGTTTTGTACGTTTATTTTAACCATTTTTACCTATTATTTTGATTATTTAGAAAGCTACGATAAAATATTTGTGCTTTCGCTAGTTATTATAACTTTAATAAACTGTGGTGCTTTGCTAGAACAGCGAAAATGGATTTATTATCTCGAATATACCCGTTTAGCCATGATTTCAACATATTTTCTATATGAAGAAGATTTAATTGCATTTTTCTTCGTTCCAATTGCTGTTATGATTTTTGCTGAGCAACTGTTTTCATTGAGCAAGATTTATCAGAGTACCATTTTGCAGTTGGAGTCTGCTGAATAA
- a CDS encoding DUF6377 domain-containing protein, whose translation MQRILMLLFFLGGFSLTAKETNPYLEELDQVLLKKEIYLKQKYRKIEALKKNVSKFTLSQNNEELYNCYMSLFDEYKSFKYDSAYYYLEQSKIKAKILKDPKYLSKSRIKEGFVLLSSGLFKEAIDTLNVIDDTKLDLKNKFEYYNIKARAYYDLADYNRDQRFNIHYVQQGNHFLKKALELIGTNTNEYWAAESLKRLKQQDWRGAEFAFSYWINNYNLPPDYYGIATSSLGYIYSERGYTKKAIQYLALAAIADVKNATKETVALRNLANELFKMGYLDKANEYINIAMDDATFYNARHRKIEISSILPIIEKAQLNNVKDKNDKLEKIIILLTILTVIIFVFLGIIFKQLKEKNKARKIMADSYLQLQEMNVSLSEANAIKEEYITYFIKATSAFINKIDHIQKSTLHKIITKKTDEVIASLKRYNVKEERENLFHQFDEIFLKLFPTFVTDFNKLFPNDHKCIVKKGELLNTELRIFALYRLGIQDSSQMAEFLELSVATIYTYKTRIKSKSDFKDTFEQKIMEIKTI comes from the coding sequence ATGCAAAGAATATTGATGCTGCTTTTCTTCTTGGGCGGTTTTTCTCTTACTGCGAAAGAGACAAATCCTTATTTGGAAGAATTAGATCAGGTACTCTTAAAGAAAGAGATTTACCTGAAACAGAAATATCGAAAAATTGAAGCTTTAAAGAAAAATGTATCGAAGTTTACCCTTAGTCAGAATAATGAAGAACTGTACAACTGTTATATGTCTTTGTTTGATGAATACAAATCTTTTAAATACGACTCGGCTTATTATTATTTGGAACAATCCAAAATCAAGGCAAAAATTTTAAAAGATCCGAAGTATTTATCTAAAAGCCGAATCAAAGAAGGTTTTGTGCTTCTATCTTCTGGACTTTTTAAAGAAGCGATTGATACTTTAAATGTTATTGATGATACCAAACTGGATCTCAAAAACAAATTTGAGTATTACAACATCAAAGCCCGTGCTTATTATGATTTAGCCGATTACAACCGTGATCAGCGTTTTAATATTCATTATGTACAGCAGGGAAATCATTTCTTAAAGAAAGCTTTAGAATTAATCGGAACCAATACCAATGAGTATTGGGCAGCAGAAAGTTTAAAGCGCCTGAAACAGCAAGACTGGCGAGGTGCCGAATTTGCTTTCAGCTACTGGATAAACAACTATAATCTGCCTCCGGATTACTACGGAATTGCTACATCAAGTCTCGGCTATATTTATTCTGAAAGAGGTTATACCAAAAAAGCCATTCAGTATCTGGCTCTTGCTGCCATTGCAGATGTTAAAAATGCGACGAAAGAAACTGTTGCACTTCGAAATTTAGCCAATGAACTTTTTAAAATGGGCTATTTGGATAAAGCAAACGAATACATCAATATCGCAATGGATGATGCTACTTTTTATAATGCCAGACACCGAAAAATTGAGATTTCATCGATTTTGCCCATTATTGAAAAAGCACAGCTTAATAATGTAAAAGATAAGAATGATAAACTCGAGAAGATTATTATTCTCTTGACGATCTTAACGGTTATTATTTTTGTTTTTCTTGGCATCATTTTCAAACAATTAAAAGAGAAAAATAAAGCGAGAAAAATCATGGCCGATTCTTATTTGCAATTGCAGGAAATGAATGTGAGCTTAAGTGAAGCTAATGCCATTAAAGAAGAATATATTACCTATTTTATCAAAGCAACTTCGGCTTTCATTAATAAAATAGACCATATTCAGAAAAGTACGTTGCATAAAATCATTACCAAAAAAACCGATGAAGTTATTGCGAGTTTAAAACGCTATAATGTAAAAGAAGAACGTGAAAATCTGTTTCATCAGTTTGACGAAATCTTCTTGAAATTGTTCCCAACATTCGTAACCGATTTCAATAAATTGTTTCCAAACGATCATAAATGCATTGTCAAAAAAGGTGAACTTTTAAATACCGAATTGCGAATTTTTGCCTTGTACAGATTAGGAATTCAAGACAGCAGCCAAATGGCAGAATTTCTGGAACTTTCTGTAGCTACAATCTATACATACAAAACCAGAATTAAAAGCAAATCTGATTTTAAAGATACTTTTGAACAGAAGATTATGGAGATAAAGACAATTTAA